In one window of Pseudoalteromonas espejiana DSM 9414 DNA:
- a CDS encoding dicarboxylate/amino acid:cation symporter, whose translation MKLILKLIAGIVAGILVGLYVPLVGVELLFTIKELIGQLISFTIPLIILFFIASGIAGLPKGSGHLLGKTVGFAYSSTVIAGTLAFLLVSAVIPLLSGGITFEAEVATEIGSFIDLEIPPLMGVMTALVTAFVFGIGMSQLELDTLKKVSDQGRDVIDALLSKVIIPALPFYIAGVFAEMTVAGTVVDTLQTFGVVLIAALVMHWLWLSVLYISTGVLLKRNPLELVKNMLPAYFTALGTMSSAATIPVSLQSSKANNVKEDVANFTVPLCATIHLSGSTITIVTCAMAVMFLSPSMEVPSLIGMLPFIMMLGVVMIAAPGAPGGAVMSALGLLTSMLGFNEGAVALMIALYLAQDSFGTACNVTGDGIIALWVDRFSDKAAS comes from the coding sequence ATGAAGTTAATCTTAAAATTAATTGCCGGTATTGTGGCCGGTATTTTGGTCGGGCTTTATGTACCTTTGGTGGGTGTTGAGCTTTTATTTACAATAAAAGAGCTTATTGGCCAACTTATTTCCTTTACTATTCCTCTTATTATTTTATTTTTTATTGCCTCGGGTATTGCTGGTTTGCCTAAAGGCTCGGGCCATTTATTAGGTAAAACCGTTGGTTTTGCATATAGCTCTACTGTGATTGCTGGCACGCTTGCATTTTTATTAGTCAGTGCAGTAATTCCTCTTTTAAGTGGCGGTATTACATTTGAAGCCGAAGTAGCCACAGAGATTGGCAGCTTTATTGATTTAGAAATTCCACCGCTAATGGGTGTAATGACCGCACTTGTTACCGCTTTTGTATTTGGTATTGGCATGAGCCAACTAGAACTAGACACCCTTAAAAAAGTATCTGATCAAGGCCGTGACGTTATTGATGCCTTACTTTCTAAGGTAATTATTCCGGCTTTACCATTTTATATAGCGGGTGTATTTGCTGAGATGACGGTAGCAGGTACCGTAGTTGACACATTGCAAACATTTGGTGTTGTACTTATTGCCGCACTTGTTATGCACTGGTTGTGGTTAAGCGTATTGTATATCTCTACGGGTGTATTGCTTAAACGTAACCCGTTAGAGCTTGTTAAAAATATGCTGCCTGCTTATTTTACAGCGCTGGGTACTATGTCGAGTGCGGCAACAATTCCGGTGTCGTTACAGTCAAGTAAAGCAAATAATGTAAAAGAAGATGTAGCAAACTTTACAGTGCCTCTGTGTGCAACTATTCATTTATCGGGTTCTACAATCACTATTGTAACCTGTGCTATGGCAGTGATGTTTTTGTCGCCGAGCATGGAAGTGCCTTCTTTAATAGGCATGTTGCCATTTATTATGATGTTAGGTGTAGTCATGATTGCAGCGCCTGGCGCACCAGGTGGTGCAGTAATGTCGGCGCTAGGTTTATTAACGAGCATGCTTGGTTTTAACGAAGGGGCAGTGGCGTTAATGATTGCACTTTACTTAGCACAAGATAGCTTTGGTACAGCGTGTAACGTTACTGGCGATGGTATTATAGCCTTGTGGGTAGACAGATTTAGCGACAAGGCTGCATCTTAA
- the uvrY gene encoding UvrY/SirA/GacA family response regulator transcription factor — protein MINVLLVDDHELVRTGIKRILDDVRGFKVVGEAKDGEAAVQFCRQHAPNIVLMDMNMPGMGGLEATKKICRYCPDVKIIVLTVNCEDPFPSKVMQIGAHGFLTKGAGSDEMVRAIRSVHAGQRYIAPEIAQQIALAQVTGRTDENPFQSLSERELQIMLMITKGEKAQDIAERLNLSSKTVNSYRYRMFEKLNVGGDVELTHLAIRHKMIDIDVSH, from the coding sequence TTGATTAATGTGCTTTTAGTTGATGACCATGAGCTGGTACGAACTGGTATAAAACGTATACTAGATGACGTACGTGGTTTTAAAGTGGTAGGCGAAGCTAAAGATGGTGAGGCTGCGGTACAATTTTGTCGCCAGCACGCACCTAATATTGTATTAATGGATATGAACATGCCTGGCATGGGCGGATTAGAGGCAACTAAAAAGATTTGTCGCTATTGCCCTGATGTAAAAATTATTGTGCTTACCGTTAACTGCGAAGACCCATTTCCTTCTAAAGTAATGCAAATTGGTGCTCATGGCTTTTTAACAAAAGGCGCGGGCTCTGATGAAATGGTAAGAGCTATTCGCTCGGTTCATGCCGGTCAACGTTACATTGCACCTGAAATAGCACAACAAATAGCGCTTGCGCAGGTAACAGGGCGCACTGACGAAAACCCTTTTCAAAGTTTATCTGAACGCGAACTGCAAATTATGCTTATGATCACCAAAGGTGAAAAAGCACAAGATATTGCCGAGCGTTTAAATTTAAGCTCAAAAACAGTAAATAGCTACCGCTACCGTATGTTTGAAAAACTAAATGTAGGTGGTGATGTTGAGCTAACTCATTTGGCTATTCGCCATAAAATGATTGATATAGACGTATCTCATTAA